The following proteins are encoded in a genomic region of Montipora foliosa isolate CH-2021 chromosome 8, ASM3666993v2, whole genome shotgun sequence:
- the LOC137968402 gene encoding uncharacterized protein, which produces MTICYGRSFLLSARYWWKDLARNIKPVVPTQWNELKSNGILRSYRGKRSGAHSKLRENHVEANTTFVPDFLKSKADVETAKKQPQRKLMVSLLNMQTDTSAISPTIELDSVTCSQGRRQFVPSVLLSNTMSLAPKLDEIGVTVDTTPADICLFTETWLNESVPDKSLNLNGFQLFRRDRVGWEHGGVCMYVRNSIQCNILSDLRNDDHEALWVDTKPRRLPRNFSNIIVGVIYHPPSANDNTMKEYLLSSLESLESKFPNCAIILAGDFNRTLLPILERAFRPFHLNPVVTFPTRGDRTLDQIFTNISSFYAYPSRMPPFGLSDHHSVLIEANVRDKSLKPQHKTIKARDKRPSKRASLGRFLLQVPWSELLSAEQTCEQKLQTLTDVLNYGLNTIMPERSIRVHETDRPWISVQLKDLIARRQQALASGNRMLYKILRNKVNRERKRCRKTYYANKIGDLHNTNPRDWWREVKQICGTTKTTRRDLTSMLHQDLICEEPVLADNINRAFVNIMKDYQPLTDSVRVSVEDDEPLTVTEELVEKKLRAISTSRASGPDELPNWNVVCPVFGK; this is translated from the exons ATGACTATTTGTTATGGTCGATCGTTTTTGCTTTCTGCGAGATACTGGTGGAAGGATTTGGCTCGAAATATCAAACCAGTTGTGCCCACTCAGTGGAACGAGCTTAAGTCAAATGGCATTCTAAGATCATACAGAGGAAAACGTAGCGGTGCTCATTCTAAACTTCGTGAAAACCATGTAGAGGCTAATACAACTTTTGTTCCTGACTTTCTTAAAAGCAAAGCTGATGTGGAAACAGCAAAGAAACAACCTCAAAGAAAACTTATGGTAAGCTTATTAAATATGCAAACTGACACCTCAGCAATTTCACCAACAATTGAGCTGGATAGCGTGACCTGTTCTCAAGGGAGGCGACAATTTGTTCCTTCGGTGTTGCTTTCAAATACCATGTCACTGGCCCCAAAGCTTGACGAAATTGGTGTTACCGTTGATACTACCCCTGCAGATATCTGTCTCTTCACCGAAACATGGCTGAATGAATCTGTTCCAGATAAATCTTTGAATTTAAATGGTTTCCAACTTTTTAGGCGCGATCGTGTGGGCTGGGAGCATGGTGGCGTGTGTATGTACGTCAGGAACTCTATTCAGTGTAACATCCTATCAGATCTACGGAATGACGACCACGAGGCCCTCTGGGTCGATACTAAACCCAGACGATTACCTCGCAATTTCTCCAACATTATTGTGGGCGTGATCTATCATCCCCCCAGCGCCAATGACAACACTATGAAGGAGTATCTTCTATCTTCTTTGGAAAGTTTAGAATCAAAGTTTCCCAATTGTGCTATTATTTTAGCCGGCGATTTTAACCGAACACTCTTACCAATATTGGAGAGAGCTTTTAGACCGTTCCATCTAAATCCTGTGGTTACTTTCCCAACAAGGGGGGACAGAACTCTTGATCAGATTTTTACCAATATTTCTTCGTTTTATGCTTACCCTAGCAGAATGCCTCCTTTTGGGCTGTCTGATCACCATTCAGTATTGATAGAGGCTAACGTTCGAGACAAGAGCTTGAAGCCCCAGCACAAGACCATCAAGGCACGTGACAAGCGTCCTAGCAAGAGGGCTAGTCTTGGGCGTTTCCTACTCCAGGTGCCCTGGTCTGAATTGTTATCTGCGGAGCAGACTTGTGAACAAAAGCTCCAAACTCTGACCGACGTACTAAATTACGGGCTAAATACCATCATGCCTGAACGTTCGATTAGAGTGCATGAAACTGATCGACCCTGGATATCTGTTCAGCTGAAAGACCTAATTGCTCGCCGTCAACAAGCTTTGGCTTCGGGAAATAGAATGTTGTACAAGATATTGAGAAATAAAGTCAACCGAGAGCGAAAACGCTGCCGTAAGACCtattatgcaaacaaaattggAGATCTTCACAACACCAATCCCCGTGATTGGTGGCGTGAGGTAAAGCAGATATGTGGAACCACAAAAACAACTAGACGGGACCTAACTTCCATGCTCCATCAAGATCTGATCTGCGAGGAACCAGTTTTGGCGGACAATATTAATCGGGCTTTTGTTAACATCATGAAAGATTACCAACCTCTGACTGACTCTGTGCGGGTGTCAGTTGAAGACGATGAACCATTAACTGTGACTGAGGAGTTGGTCGAAAAGAAGCTACGCGCAATTAGCACCTCACGCGCAAGTGGTCCTGATGAGCTACCTAACTGG AATGTCGTGTGCCCCGTGTTTGGAAAATAG